One stretch of Methanomassiliicoccus luminyensis B10 DNA includes these proteins:
- a CDS encoding GTP-binding protein codes for MIITGFLGSGKTAAILAVVDRVIESTGKKVVVIKNDFGRIGIDARVMKNGGLTVQEMHGGRICCMSEEAFLKTLTDVARDIGPDMVVVEPTGLEDPMSILAALKAFDETPLDSVRTVVVLDAVRFARILRAFPRPVERQLRAADLVLVNKIDEVDNIELVDVLACLFDLGINVPIVSASMATGTNVERVIQQLVST; via the coding sequence ATGATCATCACCGGGTTCCTGGGGTCGGGAAAGACCGCTGCGATCCTGGCCGTCGTGGACCGGGTGATCGAGAGCACCGGAAAGAAGGTTGTCGTCATCAAGAACGACTTCGGGAGGATCGGCATCGACGCCCGGGTCATGAAGAACGGCGGCCTTACCGTCCAGGAGATGCATGGCGGCCGCATCTGCTGCATGTCGGAAGAGGCCTTCCTGAAGACCCTTACGGACGTCGCGAGGGACATCGGTCCGGATATGGTGGTGGTCGAACCGACCGGGTTGGAGGACCCCATGAGCATCCTGGCGGCGCTGAAGGCGTTCGATGAGACGCCCCTGGATAGCGTCAGGACCGTCGTGGTGCTCGATGCCGTCCGGTTCGCCCGGATCCTGCGCGCGTTCCCCCGTCCCGTCGAGAGGCAGCTCAGGGCCGCCGATCTCGTGCTGGTCAACAAGATAGATGAGGTGGACAACATCGAGCTCGTAGACGTACTGGCCTGCCTGTTCGATCTCGGGATCAACGTGCCCATAGTCTCCGCTTCCATGGCCACGGGCACCAACGTCGAACGCGTCATCCAACAGCTGGTGAGCACATGA